The Apteryx mantelli isolate bAptMan1 chromosome Z, bAptMan1.hap1, whole genome shotgun sequence genome has a segment encoding these proteins:
- the CCDC68 gene encoding coiled-coil domain-containing protein 68 isoform X5 produces the protein MQWENIKKEQKNARIVTTTLLLTEHITREDRGSEGNYLLYGSSCAQITEEAEYVKKQLPQISGNKLESTNSTSSSKYSPIVAKMKETEHQLLLVSKENQVLKVKLEATREAGVQALRSASQTLYENYHTRSEELTKRHENDKKQIQAYNLEQERKLQQNTEKANRLAEGITEKCTQITEMEKRVQRMEEEKKTLMERKLSLEQMLLQMMSKKEDSKRCLALQMEISTLQEQICHLQRVIQAQHQNLRSVIQEVRQRIRNLKKKWNYGLANPRLKFQKVS, from the exons ATGCAGTGGGAGAATATAAAAAAGG AACAGAAAAATGCACGTATAGTGACAACTACCCTACTGCTCACTGAACATATAACAAGAGAGGACCGAGGCTCAGAGGGAAATTATCTCCTTTATGGATCCTCTTGTGCCCAAATCACTGAAGAGGCTGAATACGTGAAAAAG CAGCTTCCTCAAATCTCAGGCAATAAACTGGAGTCAACGAACAGTACGTCTAGCTCCAAGTACAGTCCCATTGTGGCGAAGATGAAAGAAACAGAACACCAGCTCTTGCTGGTGAGCAAGGAAAACCAAGTACTAAAGGTCAAG CTGGAAGCTACAAGAGAAGCAGGTGTACAGGCTCTCAGATCTGCCTCCCAAACACTGTATGAGAATTACCATACTCGGTCAGAAGAACTTACAAAAAGGCATGAGAATGATAAGAAGCAAATACAG GCCTACAACCTTGAACAAGAACGAAAGCTCCAGCAAAATACGGAAAAAGCCAATCGCCTAGCTGAAGGAATCACGGAAAAATGCACCCAGATTACAGAAATGGAGAAGAGAGTGCAAAGGATGGAAGAG GAAAAGAAAACTCTGATGGAAAGGAAGCTGTCACTGGAACAGATGCTTCTACAGATGATGTCAAAGAAAGAAGACAGCAAACG GTGTCTGGCTCTTCAGATGGAGATTTCCACTCTGCAAGAACAGATTTGCCATTTGCAGCGTGTGATCCAGGCCCAGCATCAGAACCTGCGCAGTGTGATTCAGGAGGTCAGGCAGAG